The Streptomyces xanthii genome has a segment encoding these proteins:
- a CDS encoding MBL fold metallo-hydrolase: MPPSITAPRAAEPGTSRVPAPFAEVVEVADGVHAYLQPPGGWCLNNAGILVSEGESALVDTAATEARARHLRASALALNPAAPRAVVTTHFHGDHAFGNYLFPEALVVGHERTRTEMVAAGLHLTGLWPDVEWGGIELAPPALTFRDGLTLHIGSLRAELEHVGPAHTSNDTVVWLPRQKVLFTGDLVMNGVTPFCLMGSIAGSLAALDRLRAFGATTVVPGHGAVSGPEVFDVVEGYLRHVQRVAAEGHAAGLTPAQAAAEAGPGPYGGLLDAERLVPNLHRAYAELDGAGPEDPLPMPVMETALGEMIAYHGGPPCCLA; encoded by the coding sequence GTGCCGCCCAGCATCACCGCCCCCCGCGCCGCGGAGCCCGGGACGTCCCGGGTGCCCGCCCCCTTCGCCGAGGTCGTCGAGGTGGCCGACGGCGTCCACGCCTATCTCCAGCCGCCGGGCGGCTGGTGCCTGAACAACGCGGGCATCCTCGTCTCCGAGGGCGAGAGCGCCCTCGTCGACACCGCCGCCACCGAGGCCCGCGCCCGCCACCTGCGCGCGAGCGCCCTCGCCCTCAACCCGGCCGCGCCGCGCGCCGTCGTCACCACGCACTTCCACGGCGACCACGCCTTCGGCAACTACCTGTTCCCCGAGGCGCTCGTCGTAGGCCACGAGCGGACCCGCACCGAGATGGTCGCCGCCGGACTGCACCTGACCGGACTGTGGCCGGACGTGGAGTGGGGCGGCATCGAGCTCGCCCCGCCGGCGCTGACCTTCCGCGACGGCCTGACCCTCCACATCGGCTCCCTGCGGGCCGAACTGGAGCACGTCGGGCCCGCGCACACCTCCAACGACACGGTCGTGTGGCTGCCCCGCCAGAAGGTCCTGTTCACCGGCGATCTCGTCATGAACGGGGTGACGCCGTTCTGCCTGATGGGCTCGATCGCCGGATCGCTGGCCGCCCTGGACCGGCTGCGGGCGTTCGGGGCCACGACCGTCGTACCGGGTCACGGCGCCGTCTCGGGGCCCGAGGTCTTCGACGTCGTCGAGGGGTACCTGCGTCACGTCCAGCGGGTGGCCGCCGAGGGGCACGCGGCGGGCCTGACCCCCGCGCAGGCCGCCGCCGAGGCCGGCCCCGGCCCGTACGGCGGGCTGCTGGACGCCGAGCGACTGGTGCCCAACCTGCACCGGGCCTACGCCGAGCTGGACGGCGCCGGCCCCGAGGACCCGCTGCCCATGCCGGTCATGGAGACGGCCCTCGGCGAGATGATCGCCTACCACGGCGGGCCGCCCTGCTGCCTCGCCTGA
- a CDS encoding acyl-CoA dehydrogenase family protein, producing the protein MSDQFPRESGVAAAAPAVAELAAGLAERAEQERRVDPGVLRAVVDAGFARHFVPAAHGGTESTYGELARAVPVLGARCPATAWSAAIVASLSRMAAYLPEAGRKEVWREGPDTVVVGSVSPVGRARAASGGWRVSGTWPYVSVVDHSDWALLLALVATGEGRPEPRLFALPRSAYRIEHTWSDIGMRATGSNTLIVDDVLVPDELSFAAKDLLTGLAPQGSAGCHRVPLPAVNGLFFTLPMLGAAEGALAHWTEYAAPKLRSASHVPGPGPGRGFYEETLARCSGEIDAARLLLERVAATADRDPGPTPLETVRGQRDCALAADLLTGVVDRLFRASGTSGHRVDSPLQRLWRDVHSASGHVVLQFAPAAAAYASQVAEAG; encoded by the coding sequence ATGAGCGACCAGTTCCCGCGAGAGTCCGGGGTGGCTGCCGCGGCCCCCGCGGTGGCCGAGCTCGCCGCCGGCCTGGCCGAGCGCGCCGAGCAGGAACGCCGCGTCGACCCCGGGGTGCTGCGGGCCGTGGTCGACGCCGGTTTCGCCCGGCACTTCGTGCCGGCCGCGCACGGCGGCACCGAGTCCACCTACGGCGAGCTGGCCCGGGCCGTTCCCGTGCTGGGTGCCCGGTGTCCGGCGACCGCGTGGAGCGCCGCGATCGTGGCGAGCCTGTCGCGGATGGCGGCCTATCTCCCGGAGGCGGGCCGCAAGGAGGTCTGGCGCGAGGGGCCCGACACGGTGGTCGTCGGCTCCGTCTCTCCGGTGGGCAGGGCCCGTGCCGCGTCGGGCGGGTGGCGGGTCTCCGGCACCTGGCCGTACGTCAGTGTCGTCGACCACTCCGACTGGGCGCTGCTGCTCGCCCTGGTGGCGACGGGTGAAGGGCGGCCGGAGCCGCGGCTGTTCGCGCTGCCCCGCTCCGCGTACCGCATCGAGCACACCTGGTCGGACATCGGGATGCGGGCCACCGGCAGCAACACCCTGATCGTGGACGACGTGCTGGTGCCGGACGAGCTGAGCTTCGCGGCGAAGGACCTGCTGACCGGCCTGGCCCCGCAGGGGTCGGCCGGCTGTCACCGCGTTCCGCTGCCGGCCGTCAACGGTCTCTTCTTCACCCTGCCGATGCTGGGCGCCGCCGAGGGCGCGCTCGCACACTGGACCGAGTACGCCGCTCCGAAACTGCGCAGCGCCTCGCACGTGCCGGGGCCGGGTCCCGGCCGCGGCTTCTACGAGGAGACGCTGGCCCGTTGTTCGGGCGAGATCGACGCCGCCCGGCTGCTGTTGGAGCGGGTCGCCGCGACCGCCGACCGCGATCCGGGCCCCACGCCGCTGGAGACGGTCCGCGGCCAGCGTGACTGCGCGCTGGCCGCGGATCTGCTGACGGGTGTCGTGGACCGGCTCTTCAGGGCGTCGGGGACCAGCGGGCACCGGGTCGACAGCCCGCTGCAGCGGTTGTGGCGGGACGTCCACTCGGCGTCCGGTCACGTGGTGCTCCAGTTCGCCCCGGCGGCTGCCGCGTACGCGTCGCAGGTCGCCGAGGCGGGCTGA
- a CDS encoding SDR family NAD(P)-dependent oxidoreductase, with protein MSSTRVALVTGSSAGIGETVARRLAAEGISVVVNSARSTEAGEKVAASLPDALYVQADISDPEQSRQLVAAAVEHYGRLDILVNNAGVTRAIPHGDLDAATPEVWQEIFGLNVFGTWQTTVAAMPALRESGEGVVVNVSSVAGSRPTGSSIPYAVSKAALEHMTRLLAVAVGPEVRVNAVAPGLVETGWTQGSDFFAAIAQKVAEVAPLRRVGQPDDVAEAVLSMIRSTYTTGNVLMVDGGGTLVR; from the coding sequence ATGAGCAGCACACGCGTCGCCCTGGTCACCGGCTCGTCCGCGGGCATCGGTGAGACCGTGGCCCGGCGGCTGGCCGCCGAGGGCATCAGCGTCGTCGTCAACTCGGCCCGCTCCACGGAGGCCGGCGAGAAGGTCGCGGCCTCGCTGCCCGACGCCCTCTACGTCCAGGCGGACATCTCGGATCCGGAGCAGTCGCGGCAGCTGGTCGCTGCGGCCGTCGAGCACTACGGAAGGCTCGATATCCTCGTCAACAACGCCGGTGTCACCCGGGCCATCCCGCACGGGGACCTCGACGCCGCGACCCCCGAGGTGTGGCAGGAGATCTTCGGCCTGAACGTCTTCGGCACCTGGCAGACCACGGTGGCCGCGATGCCCGCCCTGCGGGAGAGCGGCGAAGGCGTCGTCGTGAACGTGTCGTCGGTGGCCGGCAGCCGTCCGACCGGCAGCTCGATCCCGTACGCGGTGAGCAAGGCGGCCCTGGAACACATGACCCGCCTGCTGGCCGTGGCCGTGGGCCCCGAGGTCCGCGTCAACGCGGTGGCACCCGGCCTGGTCGAGACGGGCTGGACACAGGGCAGCGACTTCTTCGCCGCCATCGCCCAGAAGGTCGCGGAGGTCGCCCCGCTGCGCCGCGTGGGACAGCCGGACGACGTGGCGGAAGCGGTCCTGTCGATGATCCGCTCCACCTACACGACCGGCAACGTCCTCATGGTGGACGGCGGCGGCACCCTCGTGCGCTGA